A single Gambusia affinis linkage group LG20, SWU_Gaff_1.0, whole genome shotgun sequence DNA region contains:
- the tom1l2 gene encoding TOM1-like protein 2 isoform X3, whose translation MEFLLGNPFSTPVGHCIERATDGSLQSEDWTLNMEICDIINETEDGPKDAMRAVKKRLSGNRNYREVMLTLTVLETCVKNCGHRFHSLVTSKDFVDGVLVKVISPKNNPPTIVQDKVLALIQAWADAFRSSPDLTGVVQVYEELKRKGIEFPTSELETLSPIHTPQRAASAPEGDSALHKYSSSSSKTKAAPQSVPPAYSAPQAPGLQPGGAVTPSPEQISRLRSELDVVRGNTKVMSEMLTEMVPGQEDASDYELLQELNRTCRAMQQRIVELISCVSNEAVTEELLHANDDLNNIFLRYDRYERFRSGRSSAQSVNNGVLNEATEDNLIDLGPGSPAVVSNMPSAAPSSLPPALSSAAGRPSSPASLASRLAGLDVGADSVSSTLSALSSCKPAAPQDDFDVFAQTRSSALAEPHRTLSAADAAADGPPPTLDVQQPAAAGAGRERQSSVMDDIEEWLSTDVMLPCSRDVSLVFLSDRKETKERKA comes from the exons ATGGAGTTCCTTCTGGGAAATCCTTTCAGTACCCCGGTGGGTCATTGTATCG AGAGAGCCACTGATGGGTCCCTGCAGAGTGAAGACTGGACCCTCAACATGGAGAtctgtgacatcatcaatgaGACAGAGGACGG GCCGAAGGATGCGATGAGAGCGGTGAAGAAGCGGCTGAGCGGCAACAGGAACTACAGGGAAGTGATGCTGACTCTAACG gttctggagaCGTGTGTGAAGAACTGCGGCCATCGTTTCCACTCCTTGGTGACCAGTAAGGACTTTGTGGACGGCGTCCTCGTTAAAGTCATCTCTCCTAAGAACAACCCGCCCACCATCGTTCAAGACAAAGTCCTGGCTCTGATCCAG GCTTGGGCCGATGCGTTCAGGAGCAGTCCGGACCTCACAGGTGTGGTTCAGGTGTACgaggagctgaagaggaaaggcATCGAGTTCCCCACGTCAGAGCTGGAGACGTTGTCGCCCATCCACACCCCTCAGCGG GCAGCGTCTGCTCCAGAGGGCGACTCTGCACTCCACAagtacagcagcagcagcagcaagacTAAAGCCGCACCGCAGTCCGTCCCACCAGCCTACAGCGCGCCGCAGGCCCCCGGCCTGCAGCCAGGGGGCGCCGTCACCCCCAGCCCCGAGCAG ATTAGCCGGCTCCGCAGCGAGCTGGATGTCGTCCGTGGAAACACCAAGGTGATGTCAGAGATGCTGACGGAGATGGTGCCAGGGCAGGAGGACGCTTCAGACTACGAGCTGCTGCAG GAGCTGAACAGGACGTGCCGAGCCATGCAGCAGAGGATAGTGGAGCTCATCTCCTGCGTCTCCAACGAGGCGGTGACCGAGGAGCTGCTGCACGCCAACGACGACCTCAACAACATTTTCCTCCGCTATGACAG GTACGAGCGTTTTCGGTCCGGCAGATCCTCCGCTCAGAGTGTCAACAACGGG GTGCTCAATGAGGCCACAGAGGACAATCTGATTGACCTTGGACCCGGCTCGCCCGCGGTGGTCAGCAACATGCCGAGCGCCGCTCCGTCCAGCCTGCCCCCCGCCCTGAGCAGCGCTGCAGGGAGGCCCTCGTCCCCGGCCTCTCTGGCCTCCCGCCTGGCCGGTTTAG ACGTGGGCGCCGACAGCGTCAGTAGCACTCTGAGCGCGCTCAGCAGCTGTAAGCCGGCGGCACCGCAGGATGACTTTGACGTGTTCGCTCAGACCCGGAGCAGCGCGCTGGCAGAACCACACAGAAC GTTGTCAGCAGCGGACGCCGCAGCGGACGGCCCTCCGCCCACGCTGGACGTCCAGCAGCCAGCTGCTGCAGGCGCG GGCCGGGAGCGTCAGTCCTCTGTCATGGATGACATAGAGGAGTGGCTGAGCACCGACGTG atgttacCCTGCAGTCGTGACGTTTCTCTGGTTTTTCTGTCTGACAGAAAGGAGACGAAGGAGAGGAAGGCGTGA
- the tom1l2 gene encoding TOM1-like protein 2 isoform X1, whose product MEFLLGNPFSTPVGHCIERATDGSLQSEDWTLNMEICDIINETEDGPKDAMRAVKKRLSGNRNYREVMLTLTVLETCVKNCGHRFHSLVTSKDFVDGVLVKVISPKNNPPTIVQDKVLALIQAWADAFRSSPDLTGVVQVYEELKRKGIEFPTSELETLSPIHTPQRAASAPEGDSALHKYSSSSSKTKAAPQSVPPAYSAPQAPGLQPGGAVTPSPEQISRLRSELDVVRGNTKVMSEMLTEMVPGQEDASDYELLQELNRTCRAMQQRIVELISCVSNEAVTEELLHANDDLNNIFLRYDRYERFRSGRSSAQSVNNGVLNEATEDNLIDLGPGSPAVVSNMPSAAPSSLPPALSSAAGRPSSPASLASRLAGLDVGADSVSSTLSALSSCKPAAPQDDFDVFAQTRSSALAEPHRTLSAADAAADGPPPTLDVQQPAAAGAGRERQSSVMDDIEEWLSTDVKGDEGEEGVTSEEFDKFLEERAKAAETGPPSPPSGAAQGTPSRKKTGRQEDALLAM is encoded by the exons ATGGAGTTCCTTCTGGGAAATCCTTTCAGTACCCCGGTGGGTCATTGTATCG AGAGAGCCACTGATGGGTCCCTGCAGAGTGAAGACTGGACCCTCAACATGGAGAtctgtgacatcatcaatgaGACAGAGGACGG GCCGAAGGATGCGATGAGAGCGGTGAAGAAGCGGCTGAGCGGCAACAGGAACTACAGGGAAGTGATGCTGACTCTAACG gttctggagaCGTGTGTGAAGAACTGCGGCCATCGTTTCCACTCCTTGGTGACCAGTAAGGACTTTGTGGACGGCGTCCTCGTTAAAGTCATCTCTCCTAAGAACAACCCGCCCACCATCGTTCAAGACAAAGTCCTGGCTCTGATCCAG GCTTGGGCCGATGCGTTCAGGAGCAGTCCGGACCTCACAGGTGTGGTTCAGGTGTACgaggagctgaagaggaaaggcATCGAGTTCCCCACGTCAGAGCTGGAGACGTTGTCGCCCATCCACACCCCTCAGCGG GCAGCGTCTGCTCCAGAGGGCGACTCTGCACTCCACAagtacagcagcagcagcagcaagacTAAAGCCGCACCGCAGTCCGTCCCACCAGCCTACAGCGCGCCGCAGGCCCCCGGCCTGCAGCCAGGGGGCGCCGTCACCCCCAGCCCCGAGCAG ATTAGCCGGCTCCGCAGCGAGCTGGATGTCGTCCGTGGAAACACCAAGGTGATGTCAGAGATGCTGACGGAGATGGTGCCAGGGCAGGAGGACGCTTCAGACTACGAGCTGCTGCAG GAGCTGAACAGGACGTGCCGAGCCATGCAGCAGAGGATAGTGGAGCTCATCTCCTGCGTCTCCAACGAGGCGGTGACCGAGGAGCTGCTGCACGCCAACGACGACCTCAACAACATTTTCCTCCGCTATGACAG GTACGAGCGTTTTCGGTCCGGCAGATCCTCCGCTCAGAGTGTCAACAACGGG GTGCTCAATGAGGCCACAGAGGACAATCTGATTGACCTTGGACCCGGCTCGCCCGCGGTGGTCAGCAACATGCCGAGCGCCGCTCCGTCCAGCCTGCCCCCCGCCCTGAGCAGCGCTGCAGGGAGGCCCTCGTCCCCGGCCTCTCTGGCCTCCCGCCTGGCCGGTTTAG ACGTGGGCGCCGACAGCGTCAGTAGCACTCTGAGCGCGCTCAGCAGCTGTAAGCCGGCGGCACCGCAGGATGACTTTGACGTGTTCGCTCAGACCCGGAGCAGCGCGCTGGCAGAACCACACAGAAC GTTGTCAGCAGCGGACGCCGCAGCGGACGGCCCTCCGCCCACGCTGGACGTCCAGCAGCCAGCTGCTGCAGGCGCG GGCCGGGAGCGTCAGTCCTCTGTCATGGATGACATAGAGGAGTGGCTGAGCACCGACGTG AAAGGAGACGAAGGAGAGGAAGGCGTGACCAGTGAAG AGTTCGATAAGTTCCTGGAGGAGCGGGCCAAAGCTGCCGAGACCGGCCCGCCGTCGCCCCCCAGTGGCGCGGCGCAGGGAACACCCAGCAGGAAGAAGACAGGGAGACAGGAAGACGCTCTGCTGGCCATGTAG
- the tom1l2 gene encoding TOM1-like protein 2 isoform X2 — MEFLLGNPFSTPVGHCIERATDGSLQSEDWTLNMEICDIINETEDGPKDAMRAVKKRLSGNRNYREVMLTLTVLETCVKNCGHRFHSLVTSKDFVDGVLVKVISPKNNPPTIVQDKVLALIQAWADAFRSSPDLTGVVQVYEELKRKGIEFPTSELETLSPIHTPQRAASAPEGDSALHKYSSSSSKTKAAPQSVPPAYSAPQAPGLQPGGAVTPSPEQISRLRSELDVVRGNTKVMSEMLTEMVPGQEDASDYELLQELNRTCRAMQQRIVELISCVSNEAVTEELLHANDDLNNIFLRYDRYERFRSGRSSAQSVNNGVLNEATEDNLIDLGPGSPAVVSNMPSAAPSSLPPALSSAAGRPSSPASLASRLAGLDVGADSVSSTLSALSSCKPAAPQDDFDVFAQTRSSALAEPHRTLSAADAAADGPPPTLDVQQPAAAGAKGDEGEEGVTSEEFDKFLEERAKAAETGPPSPPSGAAQGTPSRKKTGRQEDALLAM; from the exons ATGGAGTTCCTTCTGGGAAATCCTTTCAGTACCCCGGTGGGTCATTGTATCG AGAGAGCCACTGATGGGTCCCTGCAGAGTGAAGACTGGACCCTCAACATGGAGAtctgtgacatcatcaatgaGACAGAGGACGG GCCGAAGGATGCGATGAGAGCGGTGAAGAAGCGGCTGAGCGGCAACAGGAACTACAGGGAAGTGATGCTGACTCTAACG gttctggagaCGTGTGTGAAGAACTGCGGCCATCGTTTCCACTCCTTGGTGACCAGTAAGGACTTTGTGGACGGCGTCCTCGTTAAAGTCATCTCTCCTAAGAACAACCCGCCCACCATCGTTCAAGACAAAGTCCTGGCTCTGATCCAG GCTTGGGCCGATGCGTTCAGGAGCAGTCCGGACCTCACAGGTGTGGTTCAGGTGTACgaggagctgaagaggaaaggcATCGAGTTCCCCACGTCAGAGCTGGAGACGTTGTCGCCCATCCACACCCCTCAGCGG GCAGCGTCTGCTCCAGAGGGCGACTCTGCACTCCACAagtacagcagcagcagcagcaagacTAAAGCCGCACCGCAGTCCGTCCCACCAGCCTACAGCGCGCCGCAGGCCCCCGGCCTGCAGCCAGGGGGCGCCGTCACCCCCAGCCCCGAGCAG ATTAGCCGGCTCCGCAGCGAGCTGGATGTCGTCCGTGGAAACACCAAGGTGATGTCAGAGATGCTGACGGAGATGGTGCCAGGGCAGGAGGACGCTTCAGACTACGAGCTGCTGCAG GAGCTGAACAGGACGTGCCGAGCCATGCAGCAGAGGATAGTGGAGCTCATCTCCTGCGTCTCCAACGAGGCGGTGACCGAGGAGCTGCTGCACGCCAACGACGACCTCAACAACATTTTCCTCCGCTATGACAG GTACGAGCGTTTTCGGTCCGGCAGATCCTCCGCTCAGAGTGTCAACAACGGG GTGCTCAATGAGGCCACAGAGGACAATCTGATTGACCTTGGACCCGGCTCGCCCGCGGTGGTCAGCAACATGCCGAGCGCCGCTCCGTCCAGCCTGCCCCCCGCCCTGAGCAGCGCTGCAGGGAGGCCCTCGTCCCCGGCCTCTCTGGCCTCCCGCCTGGCCGGTTTAG ACGTGGGCGCCGACAGCGTCAGTAGCACTCTGAGCGCGCTCAGCAGCTGTAAGCCGGCGGCACCGCAGGATGACTTTGACGTGTTCGCTCAGACCCGGAGCAGCGCGCTGGCAGAACCACACAGAAC GTTGTCAGCAGCGGACGCCGCAGCGGACGGCCCTCCGCCCACGCTGGACGTCCAGCAGCCAGCTGCTGCAGGCGCG AAAGGAGACGAAGGAGAGGAAGGCGTGACCAGTGAAG AGTTCGATAAGTTCCTGGAGGAGCGGGCCAAAGCTGCCGAGACCGGCCCGCCGTCGCCCCCCAGTGGCGCGGCGCAGGGAACACCCAGCAGGAAGAAGACAGGGAGACAGGAAGACGCTCTGCTGGCCATGTAG
- the foxl3 gene encoding forkhead box L3, which translates to MFDHSDYPFNCFNYDGDGYPSSGTEEEKKICRPAYSYIALIAMAIQQNPDQRVTLSGIYDFIMRRFPYYRSNQRAWQNSIRHNLSLNSCFIKVPRTEGNEKGKGNFWTFAAGCESMLDLFENGNFRRRRRRRNPKIGLRDPAEVRRPHLDSAIRPLGPDRPGPLQNRHQKSESEIKFSIDYILSAPDPPPAAFRTGAGPVRLGPTGPAPVLEPPHLNLHFWTL; encoded by the exons ATGTTCGATCACTCCGACTATCCGTTCAACTGTTTCAACTATGACGGGGACGGATACCCGTCCTCTGGGacggaggaagagaagaagataTGCAGACCCGCTTACAG CTACATCGCTCTGATCGCCATGGCGATCCAGCAGAACCCGGACCAGCGGGTCACTCTGTCCGGCATCTACGACTTCATCATGAGGCGGTTCCCCTACTACCGGTCCAACCAGCGAGCCTGGCAGAACTCCATCCGGCACAACCTGTCGCTCAACAGCTGCTTCATCAAG GTTCCGCGGACGGAGGGCAACGAGAAGGGGAAGGGGAACTTCTGGACCTTCGCCGCCGGCTGCGAGTCGATGCTCGACCTCTTCGAGAACGGAAACTTCcggcgccgccgccgccgccggaACCCAAAGATCGGCCTGCGGGACCCGGCAGAGGTTCGGCGGCCGCATCTGGACTCCGCCATTCGCCCTCTGGGCCCCGACCGGCCCGGTCCACTCCAGAACCGCCACCAGAAATCCGAGTCGGAGATCAAGTTCAGCATCGACTACATCCTGTCCGCTCCGGACCCGCCGCCGGCCGCGTTCAGAACCGGCGCCGGCCCGGTTCGCCTGGGCCCGACCGGGCCGGCGCCGGTTCTGGAGCCTCCGCACCTCAACCTGCACTTCTGGACTCTCTGA